The following proteins are encoded in a genomic region of Haloarcula salinisoli:
- a CDS encoding Lrp/AsnC family transcriptional regulator: MDELDREILSILRRDARTPYTEIADQVGTSEGTVRNRVDRLVDDGIIERFTVATRTGNVKSMIEVGVDVNVDTEAVTDHIAEWPAVDFVWQVSGEEDIVVVVDAADTGAVNELITRARELEEVVSTKTRLILDERVG, translated from the coding sequence ATGGACGAACTGGACAGAGAGATACTGTCGATACTCCGGCGGGACGCCCGCACGCCCTACACGGAGATCGCGGACCAGGTTGGGACCTCCGAGGGGACGGTGCGCAACCGCGTCGACCGCCTCGTCGACGACGGCATCATCGAGCGCTTCACCGTCGCGACCCGCACCGGCAACGTCAAGTCCATGATAGAGGTCGGCGTGGACGTCAACGTCGACACCGAGGCCGTCACCGACCACATCGCGGAGTGGCCCGCCGTCGACTTCGTCTGGCAGGTCTCGGGCGAGGAGGACATCGTCGTCGTCGTCGACGCGGCCGACACCGGCGCGGTCAACGAGCTCATCACCAGAGCGCGGGAGCTCGAGGAAGTGGTGAGTACGAAGACCCGGTTGATTCTGGACGAGCGGGTCGGGTAA
- a CDS encoding helix-turn-helix transcriptional regulator, with product MPSQSPNEFVLTSSVRTEIVLRVSERPTPTDTLLSGVDASDSAVYDALSTLRGRGLLTEGDEGWEPTAHGHLVADSVSEWLSAEEFRATDPAFWKNHRIDVIPSAFRRRLPEIGEYEIVRDVPQEPNRCEDVAISMLESADYCELTTPYYSRRHQEAIPTHPETRLLVTREAIDVSFQRYRDGHREELNNMDPATLRLTDSQFASVVTDEKLKFELPAVSEGATERQAGSGAADRSVAGTTALFVSETESAVQWGRDLFEALWAESDPLGPYVERQFPDLWE from the coding sequence ATGCCGTCCCAGTCGCCAAACGAGTTCGTCCTCACGTCGTCGGTACGGACGGAAATTGTGCTTCGAGTGTCCGAGCGCCCGACACCGACCGATACGCTTCTGTCCGGAGTCGATGCGAGCGACTCCGCAGTCTACGACGCGCTCTCCACGCTCAGAGGCCGCGGTCTGCTCACCGAGGGCGACGAGGGCTGGGAACCCACCGCGCACGGACACCTCGTCGCCGACAGCGTCTCGGAGTGGCTGTCCGCGGAGGAATTTCGTGCGACGGACCCGGCGTTCTGGAAGAACCATCGAATCGACGTCATCCCGTCGGCGTTCCGTCGGCGACTGCCGGAGATTGGTGAGTACGAAATCGTCCGCGACGTCCCCCAGGAGCCCAACAGATGCGAGGACGTCGCCATCAGTATGCTCGAATCGGCCGACTACTGTGAACTCACGACGCCGTACTACTCGCGGCGCCACCAGGAGGCCATCCCCACACATCCGGAGACGCGCTTGCTGGTCACCCGGGAAGCAATCGACGTCAGCTTCCAGCGGTACAGGGACGGTCACCGCGAGGAGCTAAACAACATGGACCCGGCGACGCTCCGACTGACAGACTCCCAGTTCGCGTCGGTCGTCACCGACGAGAAACTGAAGTTCGAGCTGCCCGCGGTGAGCGAGGGCGCGACGGAGCGACAGGCCGGGAGTGGGGCGGCCGACCGCTCGGTCGCTGGCACCACCGCCCTGTTCGTCTCGGAGACTGAATCGGCGGTCCAGTGGGGACGTGACCTCTTCGAGGCGCTCTGGGCGGAGTCGGACCCGCTCGGCCCATACGTCGAACGCCAGTTCCCCGACCTGTGGGAGTAA
- a CDS encoding GMC family oxidoreductase: protein MANVGGGTYDYVIVGAGPAGCVLANRLSADGDRVLLLEAGKPDEKREIGIPAAFVELFNSDVDWAYDTEPQTELNDRELYWPRGKTLGGSSSINAMIYARGQPEDYDHWAELGNDGWAYEDVLDYFKRAEHNERGSSEYHGTGGPRNVADHQSPNVLSEAFVEAGQAVGLRHNEDFNAGDQSGVGLYQVTQKDGERHSAADAYLKPVLDRSNLTAVTGAQVTRVRFDGRAAVGVEYVRDGSDEPKTVDASEEVILSAGAINSPQLLMLSGIGPADHLTDHDISVVNELSGVGRNLQDHLNVKVNYACEKPVSLEGAESLWNLLKYLVLKRGPLTSNVAEGGGFVSVTDEDDRPDIQLHFGPSYSVNHGFDNPDGHGFWLSALRLRPESRGRITLRSADPLDEPCIDPQYLTEGKDLEILLEGVKLVREILQSEPFDEYRGREVSPGPDVQSDEQLIEHIREAAETLYHPVGTCKMGEDDMAVVDDRLAVHGVDGLRVVDASVMPTITSGNTDAPTTMLAEKAADHILSRR from the coding sequence ATGGCAAATGTGGGCGGCGGAACCTACGACTACGTGATAGTCGGTGCTGGGCCGGCGGGCTGTGTGCTCGCGAATCGGCTCTCGGCCGACGGGGACCGGGTGCTGCTACTGGAGGCGGGCAAACCGGACGAGAAGCGAGAGATCGGCATCCCGGCGGCGTTCGTGGAGTTGTTCAACTCCGATGTCGACTGGGCGTACGACACCGAGCCCCAGACGGAACTGAACGACCGGGAACTCTACTGGCCCCGCGGGAAGACCCTCGGGGGGTCGAGTTCGATCAACGCGATGATCTACGCTCGCGGCCAGCCCGAAGACTACGACCACTGGGCCGAACTCGGAAACGACGGCTGGGCGTACGAGGACGTCCTGGACTACTTCAAGCGGGCCGAACACAACGAACGCGGCAGCTCAGAGTACCACGGGACCGGCGGGCCGCGGAACGTGGCCGACCACCAGTCGCCAAACGTTCTCAGCGAGGCCTTCGTCGAGGCGGGACAGGCGGTCGGACTCCGACACAACGAGGATTTCAACGCCGGCGACCAGTCCGGTGTCGGCCTCTATCAGGTGACCCAGAAGGACGGCGAGCGCCACAGCGCCGCCGATGCCTACCTGAAGCCGGTTCTGGACCGGTCGAACCTGACCGCTGTGACCGGTGCGCAGGTGACGCGTGTTCGGTTCGACGGGCGGGCGGCGGTCGGTGTCGAGTACGTTCGTGACGGGAGCGACGAACCGAAGACGGTCGACGCCAGCGAGGAAGTGATTCTCTCGGCGGGCGCTATCAACTCTCCGCAACTGCTCATGCTGTCGGGTATCGGGCCAGCGGACCACCTCACGGACCACGACATTTCGGTCGTCAACGAGCTCTCCGGTGTCGGCCGGAACCTCCAGGACCATCTCAACGTCAAGGTCAACTACGCCTGCGAGAAGCCGGTCTCCCTCGAGGGGGCGGAATCGCTGTGGAACCTGCTGAAGTATCTGGTGCTGAAACGAGGGCCGCTTACCTCGAACGTCGCGGAGGGTGGCGGCTTCGTCTCGGTAACTGATGAGGATGACCGACCCGACATCCAGCTCCACTTCGGGCCCTCGTACTCCGTCAACCACGGGTTCGACAATCCCGACGGCCACGGCTTCTGGCTGAGTGCGCTTCGGCTTCGCCCGGAGAGCCGCGGTCGGATAACGCTGCGCTCGGCGGACCCGCTCGACGAGCCGTGCATCGACCCGCAGTATCTCACCGAGGGAAAAGACCTGGAGATACTGCTCGAAGGGGTCAAACTGGTCCGCGAGATTCTGCAGTCCGAGCCCTTCGACGAGTACCGCGGCAGGGAGGTGTCTCCGGGACCCGATGTCCAGTCGGACGAACAGCTAATCGAACACATCCGAGAGGCAGCGGAGACGCTCTACCACCCTGTCGGCACCTGCAAGATGGGTGAGGACGATATGGCGGTGGTCGACGACCGTCTCGCCGTCCACGGGGTCGATGGACTGCGCGTCGTCGACGCCTCGGTCATGCCGACGATTACCAGCGGGAACACGGACGCCCCGACGACCATGCTAGCTGAGAAGGCGGCCGACCACATTCTAAGCCGTCGGTAG
- the carA gene encoding glutamine-hydrolyzing carbamoyl-phosphate synthase small subunit yields MADAYVALEGDRVIEARARAPGTTRGEVVFTTAYTGYEESLTDPSYEEQILTFSYPLIGNYGVREERFEDDRVHPRGVVARELTDDVAEWLESEGVPAVDHLDTRDIVTEIRDEGAMKCGIAAGPDVTEQDALDELHQCKHMSDHVDIGAQVSVEAVETYNEDGDGATVALVDCGAKGSIMSSLVERDAVVHVFPYDASEDDIAEVDPDLLFISNGPGDPQNFGQAGELVETYVGEVPLAGICLGQQVVANALGGETEKMEFGHRGVNQPVRDLRTNQVVMTTQNHGYTVADPGDKLDVTQVNVNDDTPEGLENDELGIITRQYHPEANPGPHDSLGFFDDVLAMAEE; encoded by the coding sequence ATGGCTGATGCATACGTAGCGCTGGAGGGGGACCGTGTCATCGAGGCGCGTGCCCGCGCTCCGGGGACGACACGCGGTGAGGTCGTGTTCACAACCGCCTACACCGGGTACGAGGAGAGCCTGACCGACCCGTCCTACGAGGAGCAGATTCTCACGTTCTCCTACCCGCTCATCGGGAACTACGGTGTCCGGGAGGAGCGCTTCGAAGACGACCGCGTCCACCCGCGTGGCGTCGTCGCCCGCGAACTCACCGACGACGTGGCCGAGTGGCTCGAAAGCGAAGGTGTGCCCGCCGTCGACCACCTCGACACCCGGGACATCGTCACCGAGATTCGCGACGAAGGGGCGATGAAATGCGGTATCGCCGCCGGTCCCGACGTGACCGAGCAGGACGCACTGGACGAGCTCCACCAGTGCAAGCACATGTCCGACCACGTCGACATCGGCGCGCAGGTCTCCGTCGAGGCGGTCGAGACCTACAACGAGGACGGCGACGGGGCCACCGTCGCCCTGGTCGACTGCGGCGCGAAGGGCTCTATCATGAGCTCGCTGGTCGAACGCGACGCCGTCGTCCACGTCTTCCCGTACGACGCCAGCGAGGACGACATCGCCGAGGTCGACCCCGACCTCCTCTTTATTTCGAACGGGCCCGGCGACCCCCAGAACTTCGGACAGGCCGGCGAACTCGTCGAGACTTACGTCGGTGAGGTGCCCCTGGCGGGCATCTGTCTCGGCCAGCAGGTCGTCGCCAACGCGCTGGGCGGCGAGACCGAGAAGATGGAGTTCGGCCACCGCGGCGTCAACCAGCCAGTCCGTGACCTGCGTACCAACCAGGTCGTGATGACGACCCAGAACCACGGGTATACGGTTGCGGACCCCGGTGACAAACTCGACGTGACGCAGGTCAACGTCAACGACGACACGCCCGAGGGTCTGGAGAACGACGAGCTGGGGATCATCACGCGCCAGTACCACCCCGAAGCGAATCCGGGGCCACACGACTCGCTTGGCTTCTTCGACGACGTGCTGGCGATGGCCGAGGAGTAG
- a CDS encoding bacterio-opsin activator domain-containing protein: MATEATFTIPADQFPLGTLFKQLPGVTVELERIIPAQDVVVPYFWVRGTAVEDIEEAFHDHPGVKKIQLVDSVEDEYLLRVEWTLEYDGVISTLMETGVPLIKAVGTNEGWTFDIRGDDRRDIAAFQERCREKDISIMLTKLHALTPIDSETQAALTDTQQEALVLAYERGYFNTPRDVKMVDIGDELGISQQAVASRLRRGISAILGSTLADSDPPE, encoded by the coding sequence ATGGCTACCGAAGCGACATTTACCATTCCGGCCGACCAGTTTCCCTTGGGAACCTTGTTCAAACAATTACCGGGTGTGACAGTCGAACTGGAGCGAATCATTCCGGCCCAAGACGTCGTGGTTCCCTATTTCTGGGTTCGTGGGACTGCCGTTGAGGACATCGAAGAAGCGTTTCACGACCATCCGGGCGTGAAGAAGATCCAGCTGGTTGATTCCGTCGAAGACGAGTATCTGTTGCGCGTCGAGTGGACGCTGGAGTACGATGGCGTCATCAGCACACTGATGGAAACGGGGGTTCCCCTGATTAAAGCGGTTGGCACGAACGAGGGGTGGACGTTCGATATTCGGGGTGATGACCGACGTGACATCGCGGCGTTCCAAGAACGCTGTCGGGAGAAAGACATCTCGATTATGCTCACTAAACTGCACGCACTTACCCCAATTGACTCGGAGACTCAAGCGGCACTCACCGACACTCAGCAGGAAGCACTGGTGCTCGCCTACGAGCGGGGGTACTTCAACACGCCTCGTGACGTGAAAATGGTAGATATTGGCGACGAACTCGGCATTTCACAGCAGGCAGTCGCTTCACGGCTCCGACGTGGAATTAGTGCGATTCTCGGCAGTACACTGGCCGACTCCGACCCACCAGAGTGA